The following are from one region of the Sorghum bicolor cultivar BTx623 chromosome 2, Sorghum_bicolor_NCBIv3, whole genome shotgun sequence genome:
- the LOC8081008 gene encoding serine/threonine-protein kinase HT1 encodes MPAAPMSGEDHQHRGLRGRLFSGFFSTSPSQNHRSSEQVAKLMEELERQRDLKETYKARLESTQEYLRFCLEVAQEHGFLHLISDGGAPPQQSPHGDAEAEPATTVDADEDDDPAEAPPCDDPYLAATRDLAVQHGWSVVPDEIELHEVIGRGTTADIHRATWRGLDVAVKWVRPEFFRSNASGGEAFFAQEADVLSRQRHPHVVRLLGACLRPPDCCFLVTELLSGATLGEWLHGGRERRPRPRESPPPPPPPLVDRVSRALEIALAMRHLHAQTPRVVHRDLKPSNVLLDAELRARVTDFGHARFLPDGKEALTGETGTYVYMAPEVIRCEPYTEKCDVYSFGIMLNELITAEHPYIETSYGPSKIALNVANGTLRPKLPERDAYPTALTDLICRTWDAEPSSRPSFATITLALREIKQQIVQYREYNQN; translated from the exons ATGCCAGCGGCACCGATGAGCGGGGAAGATCATCAGCACCGCGGCCTCCGTGGCCGCCTCTTCTCCGGGTTCTTCTCCACGTCTCCCTCACAGAACCACCGTTCCAGCGAGCAG GTCGCGAagctgatggaggagctcgagagGCAGAGGGATCTCAAGGAGACGTACAAGGCCCGGCTGGAGAGCACGCAGGAGTACCTCAGGTTCTGCCTCGAGGTCGCCCAGGAGCACGGCTTCCTGCACCTCATATCCGACGGCGGCGCGCCGCCGCAGCAGTCGCCGCACGGCGACGCTGAAGCCGAGCCCGCGACGACGGTCGACGcggacgaagacgacgacccaGCGGAGGCGCCGCCCTGCGACGATCCGTACCTGGCCGCCACCCGCGACCTAGCGGTGCAGCACGGCTGGTCCGTCGTGCCGGACGAG ATCGAGCTGCACGAGGTGATCGGCCGGGGCACGACGGCGGACATCCACCGGGCGACGTGGCGGGGGCTGGACGTGGCGGTGAAGTGGGTGCGGCCGGAGTTCTTCCGCTCCAACGCCAGCGGCGGCGAGGCCTTCTTCGCGCAGGAGGCCGACGTGCTGTCGCGGCAGCGGCACCCGCACGTGGTGCGCCTGCTGGGCGCGTGCCTGCGCCCGCCCGACTGCTGCTTCCTGGTGACCGAGCTGCTGAGCGGGGCCACGCTGGGGGAGTGGCTGCACGGGGGACGGGAGCGCCGCCCGCGGCCGCGGGAgtcgccgcctccgccgccgccgccgctggtggACAGGGTGAGCAGGGCGCTGGAGATCGCGCTGGCCATGCGGCACCTCCACGCGCAGACGCCCAGGGTCGTGCACCGCGACCTCAAGCCCAGCAACGTGCTCCTGGACGCTGAACTGCGCGCGCGGGTCACGGACTTTGGCCACGCCAGGTTCTTGCCGGACGGGAAGGAGGCGCTCACCGGCGAGACGG GGACCTATGTCTACATGGCTCCGGAAGTGATTCGGTGTGAACCGTACACTGAGAAATGCGACGTCTACAGCTTCGGCATCATGCTGAATGAGCTGATAACTGCAGAGCATCCGTACATCGAAACAAGTTATGGACCTAGCAAG ATTGCGCTGAACGTTGCAAATGGAACATTGAGGCCAAAACTCCCAGAACGTGATGCATATCCTACTGCCCTGACTGATCTCATCTGCCGAACGTGGGATGCAGAGCCTTCAAGCAGGCCGTCATTTGCCACTATAACTTTGGCACTTCGAGAAATCAAACAGCAAATCGTGCAATACAGAGAATATAACCAAAATTAG